The following proteins come from a genomic window of Nostoc sp. TCL26-01:
- a CDS encoding nucleoside monophosphate kinase, whose amino-acid sequence MRLVILGGSGSGKSTQAQRLCSHFAVPQISTGEILRDVVSGDKPLDGIYGDLKELSRYAKPYMVKGELVPDDMIIRLIQSRLKKSDVSCGWILEGYPRTAFQAEELDFLLDELEQKLDWAIYLQVSEAVMVSRSLGRSLPDDQPEIVQRRVEVFYDRTVPILEYYDRRRRLLTINGEQSPESVLQNILTLLIKSVTS is encoded by the coding sequence GTGAGATTAGTGATTCTGGGAGGTTCAGGATCGGGGAAAAGCACTCAAGCACAAAGACTTTGCAGTCACTTTGCCGTTCCTCAGATTTCTACGGGTGAGATTTTACGAGATGTAGTATCTGGGGATAAACCCCTTGACGGTATTTACGGTGATCTTAAGGAATTAAGCCGTTACGCAAAGCCATACATGGTGAAGGGTGAACTAGTTCCCGATGACATGATCATCAGGTTAATTCAGTCGCGCTTAAAAAAATCAGATGTCAGTTGTGGTTGGATTTTAGAAGGTTATCCCCGTACTGCCTTCCAAGCGGAAGAGTTAGACTTTTTGCTGGATGAATTAGAGCAAAAGCTAGATTGGGCAATTTATTTACAGGTATCAGAGGCAGTTATGGTCAGTCGCTCTTTAGGGCGTTCTTTGCCTGATGATCAACCAGAAATTGTCCAGCGTCGGGTAGAAGTTTTCTACGATCGCACTGTCCCCATTTTAGAATATTACGACCGTCGTCGTCGTTTGTTAACAATCAATGGCGAACAGTCACCAGAATCAGTACTGCAAAATATCCTAACACTGTTGATCAAATCAGTTACCAGTTAA
- a CDS encoding DUF6745 domain-containing protein gives MLSLMSKGRVPKKVAKPRPNLHEQPVSAELARKLILENRAWEGMRVLGNLDLSGASQLDHLPENLTCETLNISDCVNLTHLPKGLHVTQWIELAGSGISNLGAGHGFVLRWRGVQVSDQIIFAAESITGQDILNTDNVELRRVLIERLGYEKFLQQVGGLIRDRDRDVGGERQLVYIPFEDDEALMVLRVTCPSTGHTHILRVPPYMQSCHQAAAWVAGFTNPDEYHPVIEA, from the coding sequence ATGCTGAGTTTGATGTCTAAGGGACGTGTGCCAAAAAAAGTAGCGAAGCCACGCCCAAACCTACATGAGCAGCCTGTATCGGCTGAACTTGCCCGAAAACTCATCCTGGAAAATCGTGCTTGGGAGGGGATGCGGGTTTTGGGTAACTTAGATTTAAGCGGTGCGTCACAGCTTGATCATTTGCCCGAAAATCTCACTTGTGAAACCCTCAATATTAGCGACTGCGTAAATTTAACTCATCTTCCTAAAGGTCTTCATGTTACCCAATGGATTGAGTTAGCTGGGAGTGGAATTAGCAATTTAGGTGCAGGACATGGTTTTGTTTTGCGCTGGCGGGGTGTACAGGTTAGTGATCAAATCATCTTTGCTGCCGAGTCTATTACAGGACAAGATATCCTGAATACAGACAACGTAGAATTACGCCGTGTGCTAATTGAACGGCTGGGATACGAGAAATTTTTACAACAGGTAGGTGGGTTGATCCGCGATCGCGATCGTGATGTAGGCGGGGAACGTCAACTAGTGTATATTCCTTTTGAGGATGACGAAGCCCTGATGGTTTTGCGGGTAACTTGCCCATCCACAGGACACACTCATATCCTCCGTGTTCCCCCCTATATGCAAAGTTGCCATCAAGCAGCAGCCTGGGTTGCCGGGTTTACTAATCCTGATGAATATCATCCCGTAATTGAAGCCTAA
- a CDS encoding ABC transporter ATP-binding protein, translated as MVKELAIRTCGLTKQFERHIAVHNIDLEIPTGEVYGLIGPNGAGKTTLIRMLAAAEEPTTGEIYISGEYLRHDQSNHTLKRRLGYLPDDYPLYEDLTVWDYLDYFARLYRLREPRRTQRLHEVLELIQLGNKRHSLISTLSRGMKQRLSLARTIIHEPILLFLDEPVSGLDPIARMQFREIIKALQEAGMTILISSHVLSDLAELCTSIGIMELGFLVESATLSQLYQRLSQQQILLSTLGDLDSLVSELKNHYLVEEWEIIPEKNSVKVNFSGREEDAAELLRSLIYSGISITDFRCIQEDLESIFLKLGHKQAS; from the coding sequence ATGGTAAAAGAATTAGCAATTCGTACCTGTGGATTAACCAAGCAATTTGAACGGCATATTGCTGTGCATAATATTGACTTAGAAATTCCTACTGGTGAAGTATACGGACTGATAGGGCCGAATGGCGCGGGGAAAACTACTCTCATCCGGATGTTGGCAGCAGCTGAAGAACCAACTACGGGTGAAATATATATTAGTGGTGAATACTTACGTCATGATCAGAGTAATCATACTCTCAAGCGTCGTCTGGGCTACTTACCTGATGACTATCCCTTGTATGAAGACTTAACCGTTTGGGATTATTTGGATTATTTTGCCCGGTTGTATCGTTTGCGAGAACCACGACGGACGCAACGCTTGCATGAAGTTTTAGAACTGATTCAACTTGGTAATAAACGTCATAGCTTAATTTCTACCCTGTCGCGGGGGATGAAGCAGCGTTTGAGTTTAGCGCGAACGATTATTCATGAACCAATTTTACTTTTCTTGGATGAACCTGTATCTGGACTTGACCCGATTGCTAGGATGCAATTTCGAGAAATTATCAAAGCCTTGCAAGAAGCGGGAATGACGATATTAATTTCGTCTCATGTTCTCAGCGACTTGGCAGAACTTTGTACTTCTATCGGCATTATGGAGTTGGGTTTTTTAGTAGAAAGTGCTACACTCTCACAACTATATCAAAGACTGTCTCAGCAACAAATTTTGTTATCCACATTGGGTGATTTAGACTCGCTTGTGAGTGAGTTAAAAAATCATTATTTAGTGGAAGAATGGGAAATTATACCAGAAAAAAATAGTGTGAAGGTGAATTTTTCGGGGCGAGAAGAAGATGCTGCGGAATTGTTGCGATCGCTCATTTATTCTGGTATCTCTATAACTGATTTTCGCTGCATTCAAGAAGACTTAGAAAGTATTTTCTTAAAATTAGGACACAAACAAGCTTCTTAA
- a CDS encoding murein hydrolase activator EnvC produces MKALIVQKTRLLGLFTAFCCILWTLFVFMPALANTSTSIDTLKQQQQQIQQERQNVIQERDRLTNLQQAAQHRLTGIAKNLQTTNTQIQDSELRLQQASQRLEKLETDLAIAERAYEERQVATVARLRYLQRSPISQGWAVLLQSRDIGDFISRRYQLKLVYQADQQILAKLNNQANLINQQKTGVEEQKNAVALIREQLLGQKADYQTQAQSQSDLIQRLNSDRLALEAAQNQLDRDSQNLAVLIQQKVAEAQAREAAQAKTNSRNSVIIKGTGLFAFPSNAPTSSPFGWRIHPILGYRRFHSGLDFAANYGSTIRAADSGTVIFAGWYGGYGKAVIINHGNGITTLYGHTSELYVVEGQAVQRGQAIAAVGSTGLSTGPHLHFEVRRNGSPVNPADYL; encoded by the coding sequence ATGAAAGCGCTAATTGTGCAAAAAACAAGATTATTGGGATTATTCACAGCATTTTGCTGTATTTTGTGGACATTGTTTGTATTCATGCCAGCTTTGGCAAATACCTCAACGTCAATTGATACACTTAAACAGCAGCAGCAACAGATTCAGCAAGAACGGCAAAATGTCATTCAGGAACGCGATCGCTTAACTAATCTACAACAAGCAGCCCAACATCGCTTGACTGGGATAGCGAAAAACTTGCAAACCACAAACACTCAAATTCAAGATAGCGAACTGCGACTACAACAAGCTAGTCAACGCTTAGAAAAATTAGAGACAGATTTAGCGATAGCAGAACGTGCTTATGAAGAACGACAAGTAGCCACAGTCGCCCGATTAAGATATCTTCAGCGATCGCCAATTAGCCAAGGATGGGCTGTGTTACTGCAAAGTCGAGATATTGGCGATTTTATCAGCCGTCGTTATCAGTTGAAGTTAGTCTACCAAGCAGATCAGCAAATCTTAGCCAAACTCAACAACCAAGCCAATCTCATCAACCAGCAAAAAACAGGTGTAGAAGAACAGAAAAATGCGGTAGCTTTGATCAGAGAACAACTATTGGGGCAAAAAGCAGATTATCAAACCCAAGCCCAATCCCAATCAGACTTGATTCAACGCCTCAATAGCGATCGCCTCGCCCTAGAAGCAGCCCAAAACCAGCTAGATAGGGATTCTCAAAATTTAGCAGTCTTAATTCAGCAAAAGGTAGCTGAAGCCCAAGCCAGAGAAGCAGCCCAAGCAAAAACTAATAGCCGTAATAGCGTCATTATCAAAGGCACAGGATTATTTGCTTTTCCCAGCAATGCACCTACTAGTAGCCCCTTTGGTTGGCGGATACATCCCATTCTCGGCTATCGCCGCTTTCATAGCGGTCTAGATTTTGCAGCAAACTATGGTAGTACAATTCGGGCAGCTGATTCGGGAACAGTGATTTTTGCAGGTTGGTATGGTGGCTATGGTAAAGCTGTAATCATCAACCACGGCAATGGTATCACCACACTCTACGGTCACACCAGTGAATTATACGTTGTTGAGGGGCAAGCAGTGCAGAGAGGACAGGCGATCGCTGCTGTTGGTTCCACGGGATTATCTACCGGGCCACATCTCCATTTTGAAGTCCGCCGCAATGGTTCTCCTGTCAACCCCGCCGACTATCTGTAG
- the tatC gene encoding twin-arginine translocase subunit TatC, whose amino-acid sequence MTPSQDVDTRTTPDIDTEGYGNSEMEAQDELPDEVEMSLFDHLEELRQRIFYALIAVAVGIVGCFFAVKPIVQLLEVPAQGVKFLQLAPGEYFFVSLKVAAYSGLLLSSPFILYQIILFVLPGLTRRERGLLGPIVLGSSVLFVAGLVFAYLLLIPAALNFFISYGADVVEQLWSIDKYFEFVLLLLFSTGLAFQVPIIQLLLANLGIVSSGRMLAGWRFVIMAAVVLGAVLTPSTDPLTQSLLAGAVLGLYFGGIGLVKLTGK is encoded by the coding sequence ATGACCCCCTCACAAGACGTAGATACCAGAACCACCCCTGACATTGATACAGAAGGATATGGCAACTCAGAAATGGAGGCTCAAGATGAGTTGCCAGATGAAGTGGAAATGTCTCTATTTGACCATCTCGAAGAGTTACGCCAACGGATTTTTTATGCCCTAATTGCTGTAGCAGTAGGTATTGTTGGCTGTTTCTTTGCTGTCAAACCAATTGTCCAACTCTTAGAAGTCCCAGCCCAGGGAGTAAAATTTCTCCAACTAGCACCAGGAGAGTATTTCTTTGTTTCTCTCAAGGTAGCCGCTTACAGTGGCTTGTTGCTTTCTAGCCCTTTCATCCTCTATCAAATCATTTTATTTGTGCTTCCAGGTTTAACTCGCCGTGAACGTGGGTTACTTGGGCCGATAGTTTTAGGTTCAAGTGTGCTGTTTGTAGCTGGTTTAGTATTTGCCTATTTACTTTTAATTCCCGCCGCGTTGAATTTTTTCATCAGCTATGGTGCAGATGTTGTCGAACAATTGTGGTCAATTGACAAATATTTTGAATTTGTGCTGCTGCTATTATTCAGTACTGGTTTAGCATTTCAAGTCCCGATTATTCAATTGTTATTGGCTAATTTAGGCATAGTTTCTTCAGGTAGAATGCTTGCTGGTTGGCGCTTTGTCATTATGGCAGCAGTAGTCTTAGGCGCTGTTCTCACTCCTTCTACAGATCCTCTAACTCAAAGCTTGTTGGCTGGTGCAGTACTTGGGCTTTATTTTGGTGGGATTGGTTTAGTAAAGCTGACAGGTAAATAG
- a CDS encoding TauD/TfdA family dioxygenase produces MGSQYFDIKPIAGRIGAKIIGVDLNSHLSDEIISDIRQTLVKYKVIFFRGQNLDAEGQVAFARRFGEVTTAHPTVPSLADNPEVLDLNYGNTVARANNWHTDVTFVDRPPLGSVLRSLVIPPSGGDTIWANSVTAYEDLPTHLRNLANELWAVHSNAYDYAAAVVDVPEAVRAYRAVFTSTVYETLHPVVRVHPESGERGLFIGGFVRRIRGLSQHESDEIIKLLQAYVTRPENTVRWRWQVGDVAFWDNRATQHYAIADYGDQPRHVQRVTIVGDIPVGIDGKQSEAIKGDSSAYNRREPVLA; encoded by the coding sequence ATGGGTTCTCAATACTTTGACATCAAACCAATTGCCGGACGTATCGGTGCAAAAATTATCGGTGTTGACTTGAATAGTCATCTAAGCGACGAAATTATCAGCGATATCCGTCAAACGTTAGTTAAATACAAAGTTATCTTCTTTCGGGGGCAGAACCTTGATGCTGAGGGACAAGTAGCCTTTGCTCGGCGGTTTGGAGAAGTTACCACAGCTCATCCTACAGTACCCTCACTTGCCGACAATCCCGAAGTTTTGGATCTCAACTATGGCAATACAGTAGCACGGGCGAATAACTGGCATACTGATGTCACATTTGTTGATCGTCCCCCTCTGGGTTCTGTTTTGCGATCGCTAGTCATTCCCCCTTCTGGTGGTGATACTATCTGGGCTAACTCTGTCACTGCCTACGAAGATTTACCAACTCATTTACGTAACTTAGCTAACGAACTTTGGGCAGTACACAGCAACGCCTACGACTATGCAGCTGCCGTAGTTGATGTTCCAGAAGCAGTGCGTGCTTATCGCGCAGTTTTCACCTCGACTGTATACGAAACTTTACACCCAGTTGTGCGCGTTCATCCTGAATCTGGAGAACGTGGTTTATTTATTGGTGGTTTTGTCCGCCGCATCCGTGGCTTATCACAGCACGAATCCGACGAAATTATCAAATTGTTACAGGCTTATGTGACTCGTCCAGAGAATACAGTGCGGTGGCGTTGGCAAGTTGGTGATGTCGCATTCTGGGATAACCGGGCTACTCAACATTATGCGATCGCTGATTATGGCGATCAACCCCGTCATGTACAGCGTGTAACCATTGTTGGTGATATTCCAGTGGGTATTGATGGTAAACAAAGCGAAGCCATCAAAGGTGATTCCTCTGCTTACAACCGCCGGGAACCTGTTCTGGCGTAG
- a CDS encoding M50 family metallopeptidase, which translates to MAEPGKQFDTLLHQEAPPAVERMGLTWLIGAAIATALLWQVPGGDYILYPFTILATWFHEMGHGLMALLLGGQFQKLQIFSNGSGVATYAIRTSFGPIGPALVAAAGPMGPPLAGAALILASRSFQTASLSLKILGSFLLISTLIWVRSWFGFVAIPLLGLIILGTALKAPRWAQGFAIQFLGVQACVSTYHQLDYLFSFSAGPLGISDTAQIQKYLLLPYWFWGGLMAIASLILLVQSLRVAYRSAQ; encoded by the coding sequence ATGGCTGAACCAGGGAAACAATTTGACACCTTGCTACATCAAGAAGCCCCACCGGCAGTGGAACGGATGGGACTAACTTGGTTAATAGGAGCTGCGATCGCTACAGCTTTACTGTGGCAAGTTCCAGGAGGTGACTATATTTTATACCCATTTACTATTCTGGCTACTTGGTTTCATGAAATGGGTCATGGCTTGATGGCATTGTTATTAGGTGGGCAGTTTCAGAAGTTACAGATTTTTAGTAATGGTTCTGGTGTTGCTACCTATGCCATCAGAACATCATTTGGCCCGATTGGCCCTGCTTTAGTTGCCGCCGCCGGGCCAATGGGGCCACCGCTTGCTGGTGCGGCTTTAATTTTAGCTTCCCGCAGTTTTCAAACCGCTTCCCTCAGTCTCAAAATTTTGGGGAGTTTTTTACTAATTTCTACATTAATTTGGGTACGTTCCTGGTTTGGATTTGTGGCTATTCCTTTACTAGGTTTAATTATCTTAGGAACTGCTCTCAAGGCTCCCCGATGGGCGCAAGGATTTGCCATTCAATTTTTGGGTGTGCAAGCCTGTGTGAGTACTTATCATCAATTAGATTATCTATTTAGTTTTTCGGCTGGCCCCTTGGGCATTTCTGATACAGCCCAGATCCAAAAGTATTTATTATTACCTTATTGGTTTTGGGGTGGATTAATGGCGATCGCTTCTCTCATCCTACTGGTGCAGAGTCTCCGTGTTGCCTATCGTTCAGCACAGTAG
- the pgl gene encoding 6-phosphogluconolactonase — translation MKKTVEVLPDQTALIARSLDLILTKLDTAIKERGQFTIALSGGSTPKPLYEAIAKQKLPWDKIHVFWGDERYVSPDHPDSNELMARTAWLNRVDIPPANIHAVPTLDNNPELSATKYEQHLQAFFQVAPGEFPALDVVLLGMGDDAHTASLFPHTAALQVCDRLITVGNKDGNPRITFTYPFINAARSVIFVVAGANKRPALAQVFAPVADDSTYPSRLIQPQGELWWLLDAAAGAGNRE, via the coding sequence ATGAAAAAAACGGTAGAAGTCTTACCGGATCAAACAGCATTGATAGCGCGATCGCTGGATTTGATCCTGACCAAGTTAGATACTGCTATCAAGGAACGGGGGCAATTTACCATTGCCTTATCTGGTGGTAGCACACCTAAGCCGTTGTATGAAGCGATCGCCAAGCAAAAATTACCTTGGGATAAAATTCATGTTTTTTGGGGAGATGAACGTTATGTTTCTCCAGATCATCCCGATAGTAACGAATTGATGGCGCGTACTGCATGGCTCAATCGGGTGGATATACCTCCAGCTAACATTCATGCCGTACCCACTCTAGATAATAATCCGGAATTGTCAGCTACCAAATACGAACAGCATCTACAAGCATTTTTTCAGGTTGCACCAGGAGAATTCCCGGCTTTAGATGTGGTGTTGCTGGGCATGGGTGATGACGCGCATACGGCATCTTTGTTTCCGCACACAGCAGCTTTACAAGTGTGCGATCGCCTGATTACCGTAGGTAACAAAGATGGCAATCCCCGCATCACTTTTACATACCCATTTATTAACGCTGCGCGGAGTGTAATTTTTGTAGTGGCAGGTGCAAATAAACGTCCAGCCCTAGCTCAAGTCTTTGCACCCGTGGCTGATGACTCTACTTATCCATCCCGTTTAATTCAACCCCAAGGGGAATTGTGGTGGTTATTAGATGCAGCCGCAGGTGCAGGGAATAGGGAATAG
- a CDS encoding FHA domain-containing protein has product MIVCPNCNHPNPDGAVQCEACYTPLPATTNCPNCGVTVQADAAFCGQCGFNLHSSAAAPVATVATVAPDIPMEVPPLVNPDPLLELLQPNALGLDPVANQNPLEASAIPPTAMAAPPETPAAPPPTVVATPVMAEQSMPTPPPEPAPEPEPVPVPVAPPVAPPSPARTQLQQVTAWLVHVQSDREIELSPNLSVIHIGKPNDRIPPDVDVSGFSNSEIVSRIHADIRLEGDAHYIEDVGSSNGTYINNLPLLPGNRHRLRPGDRISLGKGDLMTFLFKLA; this is encoded by the coding sequence ATGATCGTCTGTCCTAACTGCAATCACCCCAATCCAGATGGCGCTGTCCAGTGTGAAGCGTGCTATACGCCGTTACCTGCTACTACTAATTGTCCTAATTGTGGCGTAACTGTGCAAGCGGATGCTGCTTTTTGTGGTCAATGTGGCTTTAACTTGCACTCGTCGGCAGCTGCACCTGTGGCTACAGTGGCGACAGTGGCTCCTGATATCCCAATGGAAGTGCCACCATTAGTTAACCCCGATCCACTTTTAGAATTGTTACAACCCAATGCTTTAGGCTTAGATCCTGTAGCTAACCAAAATCCACTAGAGGCTTCTGCCATACCACCAACGGCAATGGCTGCACCGCCAGAGACACCCGCAGCACCACCACCAACTGTTGTTGCTACTCCTGTAATGGCGGAACAAAGTATGCCAACACCTCCGCCCGAACCTGCACCAGAACCAGAACCAGTTCCGGTTCCAGTAGCGCCACCAGTTGCACCTCCATCTCCTGCCAGAACGCAATTACAACAGGTAACAGCCTGGTTAGTTCATGTTCAAAGTGATAGAGAAATTGAATTGTCGCCCAATTTGTCTGTAATTCACATTGGCAAACCGAACGATCGCATTCCTCCCGATGTTGATGTCTCCGGGTTTTCCAATTCTGAGATTGTCTCACGGATACACGCAGATATTCGCTTGGAAGGAGATGCTCACTATATAGAAGATGTTGGCAGTTCTAACGGCACTTACATTAACAATTTACCGCTTTTACCAGGTAATAGACACCGTCTCAGACCAGGCGATCGCATCAGCTTAGGTAAAGGGGATTTAATGACATTCCTGTTTAAACTCGCTTAA
- a CDS encoding VWA domain-containing protein, producing MIKTSYTFDQAILPVGASSKTNLLLRFRVDTPESRRRDLNLSLVIDRSGSMAGAPLFHALKAAESVVDQLEANDILSVVVYDDTVDTVVPPQPVTNKSALKNALGKVYAGGITNLSGGWLKGCEYVKNQFDPQKINRVLLLTDGHANMGIQDPQILTATAGQKAEEGIITTTLGFAQGFNEDLLISMARAANGNFYFIQSVDEATEVFSIELDSLRAVVGQNLKVTLELADHVNLVDILSLAKVSHNQVNQPVMTLGELYEGEDKLLGLSLEIPSTQIGALPVMKLHYSADVVEDNIIQSISGTTDIVAQVGTVEESAFASSSHIILDLTRLTIAKAKETALDLAEHGKHQEAEQILRSLVEELRNKGLNENFEIAEEIDQLEYFAGRIAQKALGNAGRKELLDQTYQTMTRNRSDLAGRGVTAGEEIYAIPTVNEVGSGVELSCVREGGKLRVKVVSDGYDASKNVQFPRAMRAEGARYVVEGVELSQDGSFYRVRGTINRFAKPGETDIFVARRSPTISSGKTFKAPASAANLPTTDTVDSGILVQCVKDGSKLRARVVADGYEPDWNMRFPRSIREEGMLYVVDEVKLAPDGKSYIACGEIKRFVQPNTV from the coding sequence ATGATCAAAACAAGTTACACATTTGACCAAGCAATATTACCTGTTGGTGCTTCATCAAAAACTAATCTGTTACTGCGGTTTCGGGTTGATACACCTGAGTCTCGCCGACGTGATCTTAACTTATCGCTTGTAATTGATCGTTCTGGCTCTATGGCAGGCGCACCCTTGTTTCATGCACTCAAAGCTGCTGAATCTGTAGTGGATCAACTTGAGGCAAATGACATTCTTTCGGTGGTTGTCTATGATGATACCGTGGATACTGTTGTCCCACCTCAACCTGTGACTAACAAATCTGCATTAAAAAATGCGTTAGGCAAAGTTTACGCAGGTGGTATTACCAATTTATCTGGGGGATGGCTCAAAGGTTGCGAATATGTAAAAAACCAATTTGACCCCCAAAAAATCAACCGTGTCCTGCTATTAACCGATGGTCACGCTAATATGGGTATTCAAGATCCGCAAATACTCACAGCCACAGCTGGGCAAAAAGCGGAGGAAGGCATTATCACAACTACATTGGGTTTTGCCCAGGGTTTTAATGAGGATTTGCTGATTAGCATGGCAAGAGCTGCTAATGGTAACTTCTACTTTATTCAAAGCGTTGATGAAGCTACCGAAGTGTTTAGTATTGAGCTAGATAGTCTCAGAGCAGTGGTAGGGCAAAACCTGAAAGTAACGCTGGAGTTGGCTGATCATGTCAATCTTGTAGATATTTTAAGTCTCGCTAAAGTCAGCCACAATCAGGTTAATCAACCTGTGATGACATTAGGCGAACTGTACGAAGGTGAAGACAAACTTTTAGGATTAAGTCTAGAAATTCCCTCAACTCAAATCGGCGCATTACCTGTGATGAAGCTACATTACAGTGCTGATGTGGTGGAAGATAATATCATTCAAAGCATTTCTGGGACAACAGATATTGTGGCTCAAGTTGGTACAGTTGAGGAATCAGCTTTTGCCTCTTCTAGTCATATTATTCTTGATTTAACCCGTTTAACTATTGCTAAAGCTAAAGAAACTGCCCTCGATTTGGCAGAACATGGTAAGCACCAAGAAGCTGAACAAATTCTCCGTTCTCTGGTGGAAGAACTGCGAAATAAAGGCTTAAATGAAAATTTTGAGATTGCTGAGGAAATAGATCAGCTGGAATATTTCGCCGGACGCATTGCTCAAAAAGCTCTGGGTAATGCCGGACGTAAAGAACTGTTGGATCAAACATATCAGACAATGACGCGCAATCGTAGTGATTTAGCGGGTCGTGGTGTGACTGCGGGAGAAGAAATATACGCAATTCCCACAGTCAATGAAGTTGGTTCAGGTGTGGAATTGTCCTGTGTGCGTGAAGGGGGTAAGTTACGGGTTAAGGTCGTATCTGATGGTTATGATGCCAGTAAAAACGTTCAGTTTCCCCGCGCCATGCGTGCGGAGGGGGCGCGCTACGTTGTGGAAGGGGTCGAACTTTCCCAAGATGGCAGTTTCTATCGGGTACGTGGCACAATTAACCGCTTTGCTAAACCCGGTGAAACTGATATCTTTGTTGCTAGGCGATCGCCAACAATCAGCAGTGGTAAAACTTTTAAAGCGCCAGCTAGCGCTGCTAATCTTCCTACTACTGACACTGTAGATAGTGGCATTCTTGTTCAGTGTGTCAAAGATGGTAGCAAGTTGCGTGCTAGGGTAGTTGCTGACGGATATGAGCCTGATTGGAATATGCGCTTTCCTCGCTCAATCCGTGAAGAAGGTATGCTCTATGTTGTTGATGAAGTCAAATTAGCCCCTGATGGCAAATCCTATATTGCCTGTGGTGAAATTAAGCGTTTTGTTCAACCCAATACTGTGTAA
- the rph gene encoding ribonuclease PH, with protein MVWQRPDGREPYELRPVTFQTGFTRFAPGSVLTVCGETKVLCTVSVTEGVPKFLAGSGKGWLTAEYRMLPSATQQRQERELMKLSGRTQEIQRLIGRSLRAAIDFEALGERTLTVDTDVLQADAGTRTAAITGGFVALAQAISQLLEKGVLERSPLCGQVAAVSVGLLAQEPYLDLNYIEDVAATVDFNVVMNQDLNIIEVQGTAEEGSFSRTQLNQLLDFAEKGIQQLLIAQREAM; from the coding sequence ATGGTTTGGCAGCGTCCTGATGGCCGAGAACCCTATGAACTCCGTCCTGTGACATTTCAGACTGGGTTTACTCGCTTTGCTCCTGGTTCAGTACTGACTGTATGTGGCGAAACTAAAGTACTTTGTACGGTTAGTGTTACGGAAGGAGTACCCAAGTTTTTGGCGGGTAGTGGTAAAGGTTGGTTAACAGCAGAGTATCGGATGTTACCATCAGCGACTCAACAACGCCAGGAAAGAGAATTAATGAAATTGTCTGGACGGACACAAGAAATTCAACGCTTAATTGGACGTAGTTTACGAGCAGCCATAGATTTTGAGGCATTAGGAGAGCGAACTTTAACAGTAGATACAGATGTTTTACAAGCTGATGCAGGTACAAGAACAGCAGCAATTACAGGCGGATTTGTCGCTTTAGCCCAAGCAATATCCCAATTATTAGAGAAAGGGGTATTAGAGCGATCGCCTCTGTGTGGACAAGTAGCAGCAGTTTCTGTAGGTTTGTTAGCCCAAGAACCATATTTAGATTTAAACTACATCGAAGATGTGGCAGCAACAGTAGATTTCAACGTGGTGATGAATCAAGACTTGAATATCATTGAAGTCCAAGGCACAGCCGAAGAAGGCAGCTTTAGCCGTACACAGTTAAATCAACTACTAGATTTCGCCGAAAAAGGCATTCAGCAACTGTTAATCGCGCAACGAGAGGCAATGTGA